A stretch of the uncultured Desulfobacter sp. genome encodes the following:
- a CDS encoding chemotaxis protein CheB, which produces MFKAVVIGGSAGSLEVLNDLLCNLPPDYPLPIIVVIHLHPSDQGDLAKQMNSRTDIRVQEAREKHSIEPENVYMAPADYHLLVEHDKTFSLTVDDRVNYARPSIDVLFESAAFVYGEQLTGILLSGANKDGAQGLAVIKQSGGLTVVQAPNTAQCPAMPQAAMDIGCVDQLLQPTTLLDILR; this is translated from the coding sequence ATGTTTAAAGCGGTTGTCATTGGCGGATCTGCCGGATCCTTAGAGGTACTGAACGATTTGCTGTGCAATCTGCCTCCGGATTATCCCCTGCCGATTATCGTCGTCATCCATCTTCATCCTTCGGATCAGGGGGATCTGGCAAAGCAAATGAACAGCCGGACAGACATCCGGGTGCAAGAGGCCCGGGAAAAGCATTCCATTGAACCTGAAAACGTTTATATGGCGCCCGCGGATTACCATCTTCTGGTGGAACACGATAAAACCTTTTCCTTGACTGTGGATGATCGGGTAAACTATGCCCGTCCCTCCATTGATGTTCTATTTGAGTCCGCAGCCTTTGTTTATGGGGAGCAGTTGACTGGAATCCTGCTGAGCGGAGCCAATAAAGACGGTGCCCAAGGCCTTGCCGTCATAAAGCAGTCCGGCGGTCTTACCGTTGTCCAGGCACCGAACACAGCCCAATGCCCAGCCATGCCCCAGGCAGCCATGGATATCGGATGTGTGGATCAGTTACTACAACCAACAACCCTGCTTGACATTTTGAGGTGA
- a CDS encoding protein-glutamate O-methyltransferase CheR — translation METTELEKLEVTLLLEAIFQRYGHDFRQYARASVHRRIHNVKTQAGLECISQLIPMVLHDPSFFERIIGEMSITVTTMFRNPGLFLVLRQKVLPYLKSYPSLKIWHAGCATGQEAYSLSILLKEENLSKRTVIYATDFNDDALNTAKKGIYDIKDVKNFTQNYQAAGGRRSFSEYYHAEYGAMKLRQSLKEPITFANHNLAIDGVFSETQLIMCRNVLIYFNKKLQDRVLNLFYESLAENGFLCLGRRESLVCATIRDKFVVLDEKHRVFQKKTGRQNV, via the coding sequence ATGGAAACCACAGAACTTGAAAAACTGGAGGTCACCCTGCTGCTTGAGGCTATTTTCCAGCGGTATGGACACGATTTCCGCCAGTATGCCAGGGCGTCCGTTCACCGGCGAATTCACAACGTTAAAACCCAGGCGGGCTTGGAATGCATTTCGCAATTAATTCCTATGGTATTGCATGACCCGTCATTTTTTGAACGGATTATAGGTGAGATGTCTATTACAGTCACGACAATGTTCCGAAATCCGGGTCTGTTTCTCGTATTAAGACAGAAGGTGCTGCCGTACCTGAAAAGCTATCCGTCCCTGAAAATATGGCATGCCGGCTGTGCCACCGGACAAGAGGCCTACTCCCTTTCCATCCTGCTTAAAGAAGAAAATCTTTCCAAGCGCACCGTTATTTATGCCACGGATTTCAACGACGACGCCCTGAATACGGCTAAAAAAGGAATTTATGATATTAAGGATGTCAAAAATTTCACACAAAATTATCAGGCGGCCGGCGGCAGACGGTCTTTTTCAGAATACTATCATGCCGAATATGGTGCGATGAAACTGCGGCAAAGCTTAAAAGAGCCCATCACCTTTGCTAACCACAACCTGGCCATCGACGGTGTATTCAGCGAAACACAGTTGATTATGTGCAGAAACGTGTTAATCTACTTTAATAAAAAACTCCAGGACCGTGTTTTAAACCTATTTTACGAAAGCCTGGCGGAAAACGGATTTTTATGTCTGGGCCGCCGGGAATCGCTCGTGTGCGCAACGATAAGGGATAAATTTGTGGTGCTGGACGAAAAACACAGGGTGTTTCAAAAAAAAACAGGGAGACAAAATGTTTAA
- a CDS encoding response regulator has protein sequence MKWWNKISVKITLAIFLMAVVPLGGFGIISIAKIRSTLLTSVSQANFAAARKAGAVIETAVHDTLVNIRIIMENNGFEDQDAYDREWTLQLMLKSFPQIASLTVTDALGRPLLKVTKEDTYTPDHFEASQKIKTALGVLNSKQIIRPISRTSHGVLILPVDLFFINPSARKNSFALTMEINMNRLLESVSDQHHINAGYLYVLDENGEIVLYPDKSAALARERATYNPLADLFVHGKKVPRTLARHMNRDNIPVVSNAYVTDQPHLLVVVEQTASKALASANLILKWQVMVMAAVVLVSALLSFYFVLKLSRPVKKLETAVGLISKGNFDVSIPIVSSDEIGNVTKAFNEMVAGLRQAKKKDSDLLWIEQGISRLESILRKDRTLERSYNDLINFLCEHVQSHIGLLYVLTHDNGFKPAAGFAVRPDQSRSTRFGFGEGLAGQCAAEKKIRYLEDLPESFFTVCSGLGEMSPRQSAIIPLIFNDEVEGILELGTLQTFTDIDKHFLKEAAGRIGVALNSARSRQEQDKLLEKTRTQKQSLENQQEELQAANEELEEQTQQLTASEDRLRQQQEELQASNEELEEKTQFLERNRIQIEEKNQALEQMKSELTQKAEDLALSSKYKSEFLANMSHELRTPLNSLLLLAKILSENKEKNLTQDQVESAQVIFSSGSDLLNMINEILDLSKIEAGRMTLNLCDIEISELARNLGTTFAHLAREKNLELDVRVVPGCLSSIFSDFERVKQVLKNLIGNAVKFTSQGGIYVNFYSPEKDVAYQRESLAQGGILAVSVKDTGIGIAKDKQALIFEAFQQSEGGISRKYGGTGLGLSICRELSKLLGGEIHLQSTPGKGSTFTLYLPAGLKDAGQTIEKETVPVHQPPAPSPPTETEETSPDIPDDSQVHLPDDREKITPDSKSVLIIEDDTHFGKTLMNFCAKRGFLCLYSATGENGLALARQYIPKAVILDIKLPGMDGWAVFHSLKENAATRHIPVHFMSVEKPVFNVRNKGAIGYLTKPVSPKTLETALDKIEAVVTQKVKSLLIVEDDTNQQQSIKRLLTGRDLTIDNAESGKNALTAVKSKSYDCIILDLGLPDMTGFELLEAFTTDQEITLPPIIVYTGRDLSFEEEEILRRYSESIIIKGVKSEERLLDETSLFLHRMIKDLPADKKQMITDIHNSDRMFDGKTILLVDDDMRNVFALAKVLAERKMNVLKAENGQKAVEMIKNKPDIDLVLMDIMMPVMNGYEAMKEIRKDAKFSSLPIIALTAKAMKQDKTDCIEAGANDYLTKPVDIDRLLSMMRVWLYE, from the coding sequence ATGAAATGGTGGAATAAAATCAGCGTCAAAATAACACTGGCTATTTTTCTTATGGCAGTGGTGCCTTTGGGGGGCTTTGGCATTATATCCATTGCCAAAATCCGGTCTACCTTGCTGACGTCGGTTTCCCAGGCCAATTTTGCGGCTGCAAGAAAGGCAGGCGCCGTCATTGAGACGGCCGTCCATGATACGCTGGTAAATATCCGCATTATAATGGAAAACAACGGATTTGAAGACCAGGACGCCTATGACCGGGAATGGACACTCCAATTGATGCTCAAATCTTTTCCACAGATTGCGTCCCTGACGGTTACGGATGCGTTAGGAAGGCCTTTGTTAAAGGTCACAAAAGAGGATACCTATACGCCCGACCATTTTGAAGCCAGCCAAAAAATTAAAACAGCCCTTGGCGTCCTGAATTCAAAACAGATAATCCGCCCCATTTCAAGGACCAGCCATGGTGTTTTGATCCTTCCGGTGGACCTGTTTTTTATCAATCCGTCGGCTCGGAAAAACAGCTTTGCGCTGACCATGGAAATCAATATGAATCGGCTGCTCGAAAGCGTATCTGACCAGCACCACATAAACGCCGGATACCTGTATGTCCTGGATGAAAATGGAGAAATCGTCCTTTATCCGGATAAAAGCGCAGCACTAGCCCGGGAAAGAGCAACGTATAACCCCCTTGCCGATTTGTTTGTCCACGGCAAAAAGGTACCCAGAACACTTGCCCGCCACATGAACCGGGACAACATCCCGGTGGTTTCCAATGCCTACGTCACGGATCAACCGCACCTGTTGGTGGTGGTGGAACAAACGGCCTCCAAGGCATTAGCCTCTGCCAATTTAATACTCAAGTGGCAGGTTATGGTTATGGCGGCAGTTGTGCTGGTGTCTGCGCTGCTTTCCTTCTATTTTGTATTGAAGCTGAGTCGACCGGTCAAAAAACTGGAGACCGCTGTCGGACTGATCTCAAAGGGAAATTTCGATGTTTCCATCCCCATTGTCTCGTCGGATGAAATCGGAAATGTGACAAAGGCATTCAATGAAATGGTCGCCGGCCTCAGGCAGGCAAAGAAAAAAGACTCGGACCTGTTGTGGATTGAACAGGGAATTTCCAGACTTGAATCCATTTTAAGAAAAGATCGGACATTGGAACGATCATACAACGACTTGATTAATTTTTTGTGCGAGCATGTCCAATCCCACATCGGCCTGCTGTACGTCCTTACCCATGACAATGGATTTAAACCGGCTGCCGGTTTTGCCGTCCGCCCCGACCAGAGTAGATCCACCCGGTTCGGATTCGGTGAAGGGCTGGCCGGACAGTGTGCGGCTGAAAAGAAAATCAGGTACCTGGAAGACCTGCCCGAATCTTTTTTTACCGTATGTTCGGGATTAGGTGAAATGTCCCCCAGACAGTCGGCCATTATTCCTTTGATATTCAATGACGAGGTTGAAGGCATTCTGGAATTAGGGACGTTGCAAACCTTCACGGACATTGACAAACACTTTTTAAAAGAAGCAGCCGGCCGTATCGGGGTGGCGCTGAATTCAGCCCGTTCCAGACAGGAACAGGACAAACTGCTGGAAAAAACCCGCACCCAGAAACAATCTTTGGAAAACCAGCAAGAGGAACTCCAGGCAGCCAACGAAGAGCTGGAAGAACAGACCCAGCAACTGACGGCCTCCGAGGACCGGCTCAGACAGCAACAGGAAGAATTGCAGGCCTCCAACGAAGAGCTCGAAGAAAAAACACAATTTCTTGAGCGCAACCGAATCCAGATCGAAGAAAAGAATCAGGCACTGGAACAGATGAAATCCGAACTGACCCAAAAAGCGGAAGACCTGGCCCTGTCCAGCAAATATAAGTCCGAGTTTCTGGCCAATATGTCCCATGAATTGCGGACACCGCTCAACAGCCTGCTGCTGCTGGCAAAAATTTTGTCGGAAAACAAAGAAAAAAACCTTACCCAGGATCAGGTCGAGTCGGCACAGGTTATCTTTTCCTCCGGTTCGGATCTGCTCAACATGATCAATGAGATCCTTGACCTGTCCAAAATTGAAGCCGGAAGGATGACGCTGAATCTGTGTGACATTGAGATATCAGAACTTGCCCGGAATCTTGGGACGACCTTCGCCCACCTGGCCCGGGAAAAAAATCTGGAACTGGATGTCCGTGTTGTTCCGGGCTGCCTGTCATCAATTTTCAGTGATTTTGAACGGGTCAAACAGGTGTTGAAAAATCTGATAGGCAATGCCGTTAAATTTACTTCCCAAGGCGGTATTTACGTCAATTTTTACAGCCCTGAAAAGGATGTTGCCTACCAGCGCGAAAGTCTTGCCCAAGGAGGTATTCTGGCTGTCTCGGTCAAAGACACGGGAATCGGCATCGCCAAGGATAAGCAGGCACTGATATTTGAAGCGTTTCAGCAGTCCGAAGGCGGGATATCCAGAAAATATGGCGGCACGGGACTTGGGCTGTCCATCTGCAGGGAACTGTCAAAACTATTGGGCGGTGAAATTCATCTGCAGAGCACCCCCGGGAAAGGATCTACCTTTACCCTGTACCTGCCTGCCGGACTTAAAGATGCAGGGCAAACCATTGAAAAAGAGACGGTACCGGTTCATCAGCCGCCTGCGCCCTCCCCCCCCACCGAGACGGAAGAGACGTCACCGGATATCCCGGACGATTCCCAGGTACACCTGCCCGATGACCGCGAAAAAATCACACCCGACAGCAAAAGCGTTCTCATCATAGAAGATGACACCCATTTCGGTAAAACACTGATGAATTTTTGTGCAAAACGCGGCTTTTTATGCCTTTACTCAGCAACGGGAGAAAACGGATTGGCCCTGGCCCGCCAATACATTCCCAAAGCGGTAATTCTGGATATCAAACTGCCGGGCATGGACGGTTGGGCCGTCTTTCACAGCCTAAAGGAGAACGCCGCCACCCGGCATATCCCGGTCCATTTCATGTCGGTTGAAAAACCGGTATTCAACGTGCGCAACAAGGGGGCCATCGGGTATCTGACCAAGCCGGTCTCCCCCAAAACCCTGGAAACGGCCCTGGACAAAATTGAGGCAGTGGTCACCCAAAAGGTAAAGTCCCTGCTGATTGTAGAGGATGATACCAACCAGCAACAAAGTATCAAACGGCTTCTGACCGGGCGGGACCTTACCATTGATAATGCCGAATCCGGTAAGAATGCCCTGACAGCCGTCAAATCAAAAAGTTATGATTGCATCATTCTGGATCTCGGCCTGCCGGATATGACCGGGTTTGAACTGCTTGAAGCCTTCACAACCGATCAGGAGATCACCCTGCCCCCTATCATTGTATATACCGGCCGGGATCTCTCGTTTGAAGAGGAGGAGATACTCAGGCGATACTCGGAATCCATCATCATTAAGGGGGTAAAATCCGAGGAACGGCTTTTGGATGAGACCTCGCTGTTTCTGCACCGCATGATAAAAGATCTACCGGCGGACAAAAAACAGATGATCACGGATATCCATAACAGCGACCGGATGTTTGACGGCAAAACCATACTTCTGGTGGACGACGACATGCGCAATGTGTTTGCACTGGCCAAGGTACTTGCCGAACGCAAGATGAACGTTTTAAAGGCGGAAAACGGACAAAAGGCCGTTGAAATGATAAAAAACAAGCCCGATATTGATCTGGTGCTCATGGACATCATGATGCCGGTCATGAATGGTTATGAAGCCATGAAGGAGATCCGGAAAGACGCAAAATTCTCTAGTCTGCCCATCATTGCCCTGACCGCCAAGGCCATGAAACAGGACAAAACCGACTGCATTGAGGCAGGTGCAAACGATTACCTGACCAAACCCGTGGACATTGACCGGCTTTTGTCCATGATGCGGGTCTGGTTATACGAATAG
- a CDS encoding ABC transporter substrate-binding protein → MINCIPICRNRIHPGSRQMLILLLSGMLFSIIAGYYAPANAQEKITFGILMANDTRQEPVDGFKDGMAFFADNDTDKFTYTILNADNQKHNLPALAKEIIAEKPDIAVAAGGIEADALMAATRGTDIPVVFLSVSSSIDRGLASTMTAPDKNITGIETNDTNITAKRMWFIKRILPGTRKIFCFHMPSNVPSVESIAIARKKAKALNLELIVKEVETVDDIRNFTQMIFRDNVDAILLNPVAVIQGALKDIILPRAIAQKIPVFGYGMASIKKGAIASYAGSRYLNGKQAARLAHKIVHGERPENIPIETPEKYEFIINAWMVKKLGLTLPPNAYKMADRIVEIEF, encoded by the coding sequence ATGATTAACTGTATCCCCATCTGTAGAAATCGTATTCATCCCGGGAGCAGACAGATGCTCATTCTGCTCCTGTCCGGCATGCTTTTTTCTATCATTGCAGGGTACTACGCACCTGCCAATGCACAAGAGAAAATCACATTCGGGATCCTCATGGCGAACGACACCCGCCAGGAACCGGTGGACGGTTTTAAAGACGGCATGGCATTTTTTGCTGACAATGATACGGATAAATTCACGTACACGATTTTAAATGCCGACAATCAAAAGCACAACCTGCCGGCACTTGCCAAAGAAATTATTGCGGAAAAACCGGATATTGCAGTAGCCGCAGGGGGAATCGAAGCCGATGCACTGATGGCTGCGACCCGGGGGACGGATATTCCCGTGGTGTTTCTTTCAGTCTCCTCATCCATTGACAGGGGACTGGCCTCAACCATGACCGCCCCGGATAAAAATATCACCGGCATAGAGACCAATGACACCAATATCACGGCCAAGCGGATGTGGTTCATTAAACGAATTCTGCCCGGTACCCGCAAAATATTCTGTTTTCATATGCCCTCCAACGTTCCTTCTGTGGAATCCATCGCGATAGCCCGTAAAAAAGCAAAAGCACTGAACCTGGAACTTATCGTAAAAGAGGTGGAAACCGTAGATGATATCCGTAATTTTACGCAGATGATTTTTCGGGACAACGTGGATGCGATCCTTTTAAATCCGGTGGCTGTAATCCAGGGAGCACTGAAAGATATCATCCTACCAAGGGCCATAGCACAAAAAATCCCCGTATTCGGATATGGGATGGCCAGCATTAAAAAAGGGGCTATTGCCTCATATGCCGGTTCCAGATATCTCAACGGAAAACAGGCGGCCCGCCTGGCACATAAAATTGTACATGGTGAACGCCCGGAAAACATTCCCATTGAAACACCTGAAAAATACGAATTCATTATCAACGCATGGATGGTAAAAAAATTGGGGCTCACCCTCCCGCCAAACGCTTATAAAATGGCTGACCGAATTGTCGAGATTGAATTTTAA
- a CDS encoding cache domain-containing protein encodes MLQSLRSRILMIVVCIVVSTVTGIIYCVQIETLRTLSAIQEENARNILNTVMLNVENEYHSLLFHKKNLLETRKNERRNVVNIAIAAIHQFHDKFRQGILTQEQAKKQAIAIIRGMRYDKGVGYLWINDTGRPIPRMIMHPTIPELDNTILDDPKFNCALGIKQNLFQAFVDICLAKGQGYVDYLWPKPTENGLTEDQPKISYVSLFKPWGWVVGTGVYIEDIELDAQKRLDAIVSELQQTFSKVRLAKSGYMFIFTSDNKILVHPSLTGTDGSVLINPSTGNALFKDFITASQTPEKAYEYIWDKPGHRGEFKFLKRAYIEYFPPFDWYIASSVYVNEIESASRTLVKTIFFLSILFLALSIISSILVSKTLTNPLRKLMVAAEGIEKGGISSADMPITGTRETKALGKILNKMIRSISKSIDEKENLLTALQQAHDELEKRVSERTIDLETANSELQIAKFEAEAANQAKSEFLANMSHEIRTPMNAILGMMHLALQTELDDKQKNYIEKAHYSAENLLAILNDILDFSKIDAGKLDMENIDFQLKEVIDNMVNTISFSAQKKGVKIVVKIERDVPKALIGDPHRLSQVLVNLGGNAVKFSNQGDIVSLIIAVKEEDESTVVLQFSVQDTGIGMSFDQQEKLFKPFTQADGSTTRQYGGTGLGLAISKKIVQLMDGRIWVESVKDVGSNFSFSVRLGKQIAHPDKIDTSAAITNGTVNQALDKIRDSRILIVEDNEINQEVARELLISNDIAVETANDGLEALNILADKKFDGVLMDCQMPVMDGYETTRKIREQERFKALPIIAMTANAMVGDREKALNAGMNDHIAKPIDPDEMYRTMAKWISAK; translated from the coding sequence ATGTTACAATCTTTGCGATCAAGAATACTGATGATAGTCGTGTGTATTGTTGTTTCAACTGTTACCGGCATCATTTATTGTGTTCAAATAGAAACCCTGAGGACTCTGTCCGCAATTCAGGAGGAAAACGCAAGGAATATACTGAATACGGTCATGTTGAATGTCGAAAATGAATACCATAGTCTGCTTTTTCATAAAAAAAATCTGCTTGAAACCCGAAAAAATGAAAGAAGAAACGTTGTCAATATCGCTATTGCGGCGATCCATCAGTTCCACGATAAGTTCCGCCAGGGCATTTTGACCCAGGAACAGGCGAAAAAACAAGCCATCGCCATTATCCGAGGTATGAGATATGACAAGGGCGTGGGGTACCTGTGGATTAATGACACGGGACGGCCGATACCCAGGATGATCATGCATCCGACTATCCCTGAACTGGACAATACCATTCTTGACGATCCAAAATTCAACTGTGCCCTGGGGATTAAACAAAACCTTTTTCAGGCATTTGTAGATATCTGTCTTGCCAAGGGGCAGGGATATGTCGATTACCTGTGGCCAAAACCCACCGAAAACGGCCTTACTGAAGATCAGCCTAAAATTTCTTATGTTTCACTTTTCAAACCATGGGGCTGGGTTGTCGGAACCGGCGTGTATATAGAAGATATTGAACTTGATGCCCAAAAGCGGCTGGATGCCATCGTTTCCGAACTCCAGCAGACATTTTCAAAGGTTCGCCTGGCCAAAAGCGGCTACATGTTTATTTTCACCAGCGATAATAAAATTCTTGTCCACCCTTCCCTTACCGGGACAGACGGTAGTGTTCTAATCAATCCCTCCACGGGGAATGCCCTGTTCAAAGATTTTATAACGGCGTCCCAAACACCGGAAAAGGCTTATGAATATATCTGGGACAAACCAGGGCATAGAGGGGAATTCAAATTTTTAAAGCGGGCCTATATTGAATACTTCCCCCCATTTGACTGGTATATTGCAAGCTCGGTTTATGTGAATGAAATAGAAAGTGCATCCCGGACCTTGGTAAAAACCATTTTCTTTTTGTCTATCCTTTTTCTTGCGCTCTCCATTATTTCATCCATACTTGTTTCAAAAACCCTGACAAATCCTTTAAGGAAACTGATGGTTGCCGCTGAAGGCATTGAAAAAGGCGGGATATCATCCGCTGACATGCCCATTACCGGGACAAGGGAAACCAAGGCATTGGGGAAAATACTCAATAAAATGATTCGTTCCATCAGCAAATCCATTGATGAAAAGGAAAATCTGCTGACCGCCTTGCAACAAGCCCATGATGAGCTTGAAAAGCGTGTCAGTGAACGGACGATTGATCTTGAAACCGCCAATTCGGAACTGCAGATCGCCAAATTTGAAGCCGAAGCCGCCAACCAGGCCAAATCTGAATTTTTGGCCAATATGAGCCACGAGATACGGACACCAATGAACGCCATTCTTGGAATGATGCATCTGGCACTGCAGACAGAACTAGATGATAAACAAAAAAATTATATTGAAAAGGCACACTATTCAGCAGAAAATCTTCTTGCCATTCTCAATGATATCCTTGATTTCTCAAAAATTGATGCCGGTAAGCTGGACATGGAAAATATCGATTTCCAACTCAAAGAAGTCATTGACAACATGGTCAACACAATCTCTTTCAGTGCGCAGAAAAAGGGTGTTAAAATTGTGGTGAAAATTGAACGCGATGTCCCCAAGGCTTTGATTGGAGACCCCCATCGACTCAGCCAGGTATTGGTCAATCTTGGTGGCAATGCCGTAAAATTCAGCAATCAAGGGGATATCGTGTCCCTTATAATCGCCGTCAAGGAAGAGGATGAGTCAACGGTTGTTTTACAGTTTTCGGTTCAGGATACGGGGATTGGTATGTCTTTTGACCAACAGGAAAAATTATTTAAGCCATTCACCCAGGCTGATGGTTCGACAACCCGTCAATATGGAGGGACCGGTCTTGGTTTGGCGATATCCAAGAAAATCGTTCAATTGATGGATGGGCGGATTTGGGTGGAGAGTGTAAAGGATGTCGGCAGTAATTTCTCTTTTAGCGTACGTCTTGGAAAGCAGATTGCGCATCCGGACAAAATAGATACATCTGCTGCAATAACCAACGGGACTGTTAATCAGGCACTGGATAAAATTCGCGACAGCAGAATTCTCATCGTTGAAGATAACGAAATTAACCAGGAAGTGGCCAGGGAACTTTTAATCAGTAATGATATTGCGGTTGAAACGGCGAATGACGGCCTGGAAGCACTTAACATTTTGGCGGATAAAAAATTTGATGGTGTTCTAATGGACTGTCAGATGCCGGTAATGGACGGATATGAGACAACCCGGAAAATCCGTGAGCAGGAGAGATTCAAAGCTCTGCCCATCATTGCCATGACGGCCAATGCAATGGTGGGTGATCGGGAAAAGGCGTTGAATGCCGGAATGAATGATCATATTGCTAAACCGATTGATCCGGATGAGATGTATAGGACCATGGCAAAATGGATTTCAGCTAAGTAG